The DNA window CTTTAAGCTTCTCGCATGTTGAGTGAATTACTTTTAGATTATTGCGATGCTTATACTAGCTTTTCGGATTCGGATCCTGGCACccatccactggtgagcaagtgacttaacgctacatttctccaaatctgttttgacaAAGAAACATATAATCTACATCTCGAGTAAAAATTCTGCAGTTCTCATTCTGAGAGAACCATACCTTTAAAACACCGCACTAATGATTAGTTAGACGCTAACACTTAAAAAACAGCTCTTGAAAAATTTGCAACAGACTAACTGACTTTATAATAGAATAATAACCTTGATATGCACTCACCGGCTTGCTAGGATACACTTTGGATATGTGTTTTTTCAACTTTTCTACTGTCCAGTTCAAAAAGCAATTGATGGTCTGGTCATCGTACTTCTGGTTGGGCGCCTTAATGACAAGAGTAACGGGGCTGTCAACTGTTCCCTGGTCCATGGTTCATAATAAAGCAGCTCTTGAACTCTGAAACAGGGAAGTCACACTGCACCGGTCGTCCTGTTCAAAGGCGAGGATAATTTCCTTCCTCAGACCTGATTCATGGTTGATAAACTATGAAAGCGTCCTTCATGTTGCTCTCCAGACTGTCTCCGCACCCAACATCAGCGAGAGGAATGTGACAGCGGCAGGTGGATGCGCTCAGCCGGCCTTTAAAGAAAACACAGGGAGAAGAAATGTTATGACGTCTTGAAATAAGTAACTTTTTGCTTTGAGTATAATAGTTTTGCATGCCAACAGGCCTGATAAGTCACACCACAATAAGGCGATAAGCCCATTAGATTATTAACACCCAGCGCAAAGCATTTTGCAATGGGTCAAATATTCACTTTATGTGTGAGGTGTGCTCAGAAgtcacataaaataattaactgcGCGAAATTATTCTGCACCTAATCTGCGTATTATTATACAGCTCTAACATTGATATGTGGCGATGGCAGGAGCTTAGAAACCTAgcttaacaaataaaacaatacaataaaaatataatacatgttCAATCACCAAGCTCCTACAGGTACAGACTAGCACTAGGTAGCTAATCAAAACAATACATCACACATAATGCCCTCAGATTACCTTTCGGCCTGCTCGGCAGGAAAATACACGCGAATTGCTTAggttttctctttaaaatgattgtttaagGATCAATTAACAGTGCACGCACAGAAAACATCACACCAGGCGATGATAAGCAGCTAGCTAGCCGGTGAGCTACAGGCTTAACGTTAAATCCCCAGACAGCGGGAACGCTCGCTACGAGATAACGCTAAAACAAACGCGGCGTTTCTGAGGCATTCGAAGGGAGAGCTCAAACGATACGCACCCGAGAACAAATATCTTCCCCGCAGATTGTTTTCGTGTAAAATGGAGTCGGGCGTAACTCCGGAAGTGTCGTCAGCACAGCAGAAACAGAGCAGAGAGTTCCGTACATTTGGAGATGTTTCCACAGACATAAAGGGAGCTGCGAACGCGCTGATCTGGAATCGGTTTCTCGAATACAGTTATCGCAGGCTGCTCCTTGATCAGCACGAAGGAGATGATCTTCTCAAAAGAAGATCAGGGTGCCCATTAAAATGTGTTCCTTCTTTTATGATTGTGCATTCAATGCAGCTAAACCGTAGATCGTTTTGAATtgctgaaatgaaatgcaataaacatttgcGCATAACTTTATACGTACTTTGTTCAAGAGTTTATCAATCAGTATTTCAAACATCTCCAAATGAGGGAGAATTTTTGATGaagagcattttttaatttaaaaaataaatatttaaagagacataaagaggttttttaattaagaatgtatttaaaattatttttaagccattttttaatgaaagacagatttgtgtatgttttaacattaaatgtttattttcaatcaatatatgtatacattaaataacaaattctgagacattataaataaatataactattcaatagaaataaatattttttaatctcccaaaaaagtgtttacatTAACTACAGAATAAATCCAAACCCTTACAGGTTAATGATGCCTTTATAATTTTGTGCACCTATAAGATGATAGTGTGGgaatttttaagattaaaaatgaataccgaatccaaaatatgttttaatctCACAATGAAGTGCTCACTGCATACAGAATAAAGCCAGTTCTGAAATCATTGTGAGTTGTGCGATACAGCCTCAAAAATCCTTTACAGTCCagtgtattttgttattataaaagtcaagccatatatttttttcctctgtgtttCAGATCGATTGAGATTGCTTCAATTTGTTTAAAACCTCCTGAGTGAGTCTTTTGCTATACTTATTAATCTTGTGATGACCTGGCATCCATCCAAGGAGAAAGCGATGAAAGTCAGTCCAAGCGAAAGCAAACATGCTACGCCACTCTTTCTCCAGCTCCGGAAAGCTGGCCTTCTCGTCCAAGGATCTCCGCAGCTCTGAAAAATAGTGATCCAGATAGCCAGGCACTCTCTTTTCACACTCCTTCTCATCCATGCAGCTGCCCAAAAAATAAACCACATCCTTCATCCCACACCCTCCACCAACATACTGAAAATCAACGGCTGCAACTTGTAAACCATCTTTGGAGAAGCAGAAATTAGCTAGTTTTGCATCGCCGTGCAGAATAGTCTTAAAGCGGCAGTTGTTAAGGACGCTGTCTATCTCTGCAGCAGCTGCTTTGAGTTTTTGATCTGACATGGCTTCTAGCTCTTCAGGCCTTGTTTCTAAATGCCAATATGTGCCTATAGGCCAAAGTCCTTCTGGGGTGACATTGAGGAAAAGCGCATGAAAGTTGGCAATCCAGCTGAGGCAGGCCTTTGTTTCAGCATCGTTAACGTAGTTTTTTCTCACAGGGAATCCTGCAACATCAAGGTCCTCCAAAACAATCAACTGCTCATCACCAAATGACTGGGCAGCGAGACAAGAGGGAACTCTGCAGCGTTCGTTGGTCGTGTAGTTTTGGTACCAGTGACTTTCTATTTGATAGGATCTCACTTTGCGCTGGTGAGATATGTCCGTGTTCCAGCCCCCTGGATGTTTCTGGTTCTGGGGAAACATCACATGTTTGACAACCACAGAGGGACTGTCACATCCCTCCAAGTGGACTCGTAATATTTCACCATAACCGCTCCACAAAGTCTGAATCTTTGCTCCGGTCTGCAGGGACTTTGCTCCGCATGCTTTTAAAACGAGGTCTTCGTGTTCCTGCTTCATTCTGGAGACTGAAATGAACAGAAAAGCAGGTTTGCCTCATAATAATGCATCACCTAGCGCCAAGTTACACGTAGCAAGTACTTATTAGTACTGGAATAAAAGCCTGATATTAACAGATTCAATTACGATTTTTGGTTGGCATTGACAGCCGGGATAATTTAGGAAAAGTCTGACAAAAACGATATCTTGTTTACAGCTGGATCattgaatgaataaacacaCGTCAAAACAAAAACGAATGCAAATCATTAAATGTTCTGTCGTAGCTCAAAGGAGGAATAAAATTAGCTACTGctgtcattttatattacacCTATGTTTACATTTACCTTACGTATCTTGAAGTGAAACGTGTTCTTCAAAAGACGGCGAGAATGAGGGACCATCTTCCGGTATACGGAGCAGTGCATTttgggaaatgtagtctttgAGCTAAGCGAACTAAacctctttattatttttacctaattgtattctcattattatttctCAGAAAAGATAATCAGATACCACAGGgaaattaacttttttcatAGTGTATTTGTGGATAGTTACTGAAGGGAGAAACAAAAATACGTCtgactgtaattttattaagcCGTTTGAGTGGCAATGATGAGTGTTCTACACGGCGTTTCACGATCATCGATGACCTGGAATGCTGGGAATTCTTTAAAAGTTGAGTAAGAAAACATAATCGTTTTGAGAAATTCTGAGTTTTAATGAAgctaaataacataataatgtaATGGCTTTTAGAGTCAATATGATTAGCGCTAGAATAACAGAATTTTGGCTTCTGCCCTTTGTCATATCGTAATAAACAAACActctttgtatttgttttctgtttatataaaaagcagAAGATTGAGAGTCTGGTGAATTCGAATGAGATTAGcagattaaaatgaatgcagagAATATATCATTAGAATTACATGAGTTTCAGTTCATCAGTGGAGCATCACAGTTTATCAGGTGAGTACAAATGATAATGTATTTCAAAGGGTTGTTGAACTCCATCAATCAAGGTCTTGGTTGTTGTACATTTTCTATAGTTCACCATCCACTAGGGGCCAGTCTGGGTCTTGGTATTTCTATACTGGGCTGCCTTCTCTAGCTTTACACCCTTACGTTTGTATTGTagaatagaatttattacatgaAAAATTAAGTTACGGAAAATATTTATCTTGAtgtgtgttatgtttttgtgttacctactttaataataattaagcagttattatatgtttatacataaaatgctCACGCTAGCATGCACAGATACAGATTTatagagtgagagagagattttacattttaacattttgcaaGATACACTCACCTTTACAACAACAAATTCTAGTATTCACTATTGAAACTTTGATTACAggttataaaagaaaaaaaaattgaaagtaCATGCTTCTCAATCCAATGGTGATCCATACACTTCAACCTGTAAGATATTCTTGCCATCCAACAACACTAATATAACGTCCTTCCATCCCATCACATTCAAAggtggtgaaaaaaaaaaccagcagGAATGGAAGAAATCACATCACACGTGATGAAAAGGTGAGTCATGTAATGAGATAAACACTAATACACTAATAACTGCACTAATGCACTAATAATCACATAAACAAGAAACAGAAAACTGGTGGCAAACTGGGCTGGGGACCAGTTCTTTTAGCCATGACTGTGGAACGcctcttttaatatttatcagAATAATTAGACTTTCTTATCCTATAATTGAATTCAATATGCAACTAAGTCAATTATGGCGTTATGAATGATAgcatgaaaaccttttttttttgttttagctgaCTTTTTATTCTCATAGACAAAATGAAGGTGACTCTAGGCTAGAAGTGTTCATCATAACAgctataaatactatatatatatatatatatatatatatatatatatatatatatatatatatatatatatatatatatatttggaggaagtgttattattgtttatagaCTACTGTTTTGAAGCAAAGGTATAATATCTTAAtaatgaatttgtttgtttcaaTACAGCTTTTTACTTCTCAAGATGTAACTGAtgaactggagtggtgtggatcaCTTGTGCAATATTATGATGTTttgatcagctgtttggacttgcAGAGGACCCATTGGTGAATGAGatgatgctaaatttctctaaatctgttctgatgaagaaacaagctcatctacatcttagaAGACCAGagagtgagtacattttcagcaaatttttatttctgggtgaATAATTTTAGGACAATACATGCCCTGCTTAACTGTATCACAAACTCTGATAGtttgaatgtttgtttaaagtaaagCCATACagcaatcaatatttttt is part of the Puntigrus tetrazona isolate hp1 chromosome 16, ASM1883169v1, whole genome shotgun sequence genome and encodes:
- the pkdc gene encoding uncharacterized protein pkdc, with translation MKQEHEDLVLKACGAKSLQTGAKIQTLWSGYGEILRVHLEGCDSPSVVVKHVMFPQNQKHPGGWNTDISHQRKVRSYQIESHWYQNYTTNERCRVPSCLAAQSFGDEQLIVLEDLDVAGFPVRKNYVNDAETKACLSWIANFHALFLNVTPEGLWPIGTYWHLETRPEELEAMSDQKLKAAAAEIDSVLNNCRFKTILHGDAKLANFCFSKDGLQVAAVDFQYVGGGCGMKDVVYFLGSCMDEKECEKRVPGYLDHYFSELRRSLDEKASFPELEKEWRSMFAFAWTDFHRFLLGWMPGHHKINKYSKRLTQEVLNKLKQSQSI